From Serinicoccus profundi, the proteins below share one genomic window:
- the scpA gene encoding methylmalonyl-CoA mutase encodes MAADDEAGGAAYPELPEPWHTPEHIEVAAVYGQADLAPLDFLDTWPGLPPFLRGPYPTMYVNQPWTIRQYAGFSTAQESNAFYRRNLAAGQKGLSVAFDLATHRGYDSDHPRVEGDVGMAGVAIDSILDMRQLFDGIPLDQMSVSMTMNGAVLPILALYVVAAEEQGVAPELLSGTIQNDILKEFMVRNTYIYPPGPSMRIISDIFAFTSARMPRFNSISISGYHIQEAGATADLELAYTLADGVEYLRAGQAAGLDVDAFAPRLSFFWGIGMNFAMEVAKLRAARLLWARLVQRVGAQDPKSLSLRTHSQTSGWSLTAQDVYNNVTRTCIEAMAATQGHTQSLHTNALDEAIALPTDFSARIARNTQLFLQQESGTTRVIDPWGGSAYIERLTHDLARAAWAHIEEVEEAGGMASAIEAGIPKMRVEEAAARTQARIDGGTQPLIGVNRYPLEHPESLDVLKIDNAQVRRDQLAKLERLRAERDEDACRRALTALTAGARAAMESESAPDSGDLSGNLLALAIDAARAHASVGEISDAMEEVFGRFTAQVRTISGVYAKEAMGSTGAGSLERTLALVEDFEAEEGRRPRILVAKMGQDGHDRGQKVIATAFADLGFDVDVGPLFQTPGEAARQAVEGDVHVVGVSSLAAGHLYLVPALRRELDALGREDMMIVVGGVIPEGDMAQLHELGADAIYPPGTVIPVAAAELVGQLAQRLGHREGDGTAGRAGA; translated from the coding sequence ATGGCTGCCGACGACGAGGCCGGCGGCGCGGCATACCCGGAGCTGCCCGAGCCGTGGCACACCCCCGAGCACATCGAGGTCGCCGCGGTCTACGGGCAGGCCGACCTGGCGCCGCTGGACTTCCTCGACACCTGGCCGGGGCTGCCGCCGTTCCTGCGCGGCCCCTACCCGACGATGTACGTCAACCAGCCGTGGACGATCAGGCAGTATGCCGGGTTCTCCACCGCGCAGGAGTCCAACGCGTTCTACCGCCGCAACCTCGCGGCCGGGCAGAAGGGCCTGTCGGTCGCCTTCGACCTGGCGACCCACCGCGGCTACGACTCCGACCACCCCCGTGTCGAGGGCGACGTCGGCATGGCCGGGGTGGCGATCGACTCGATCCTCGACATGCGCCAGCTCTTCGACGGCATCCCGCTGGACCAGATGTCGGTGTCGATGACGATGAACGGTGCCGTGCTGCCGATCCTGGCGTTGTATGTCGTGGCCGCGGAGGAGCAGGGGGTGGCGCCGGAGCTGCTCTCGGGGACGATCCAGAACGACATCCTCAAGGAGTTCATGGTCCGCAACACCTACATCTACCCGCCCGGGCCCTCCATGCGGATCATCTCCGACATCTTCGCCTTCACCAGCGCGCGGATGCCGCGGTTCAACTCGATCTCGATCTCCGGCTACCACATCCAGGAGGCCGGGGCCACGGCCGACCTGGAGCTGGCCTACACCCTGGCCGACGGGGTGGAGTACCTCCGCGCCGGTCAGGCCGCGGGCCTGGACGTCGACGCCTTCGCGCCGCGCCTGTCCTTCTTCTGGGGCATCGGGATGAACTTCGCGATGGAGGTCGCCAAGCTGCGGGCGGCCCGGCTGCTGTGGGCGCGTCTCGTGCAGCGGGTCGGCGCGCAGGACCCGAAGTCGCTGTCGCTGCGCACCCACAGCCAGACCTCCGGGTGGTCGCTCACCGCGCAGGACGTCTACAACAACGTCACGCGCACCTGCATCGAGGCGATGGCGGCGACGCAGGGGCATACCCAGTCGCTGCACACCAACGCCCTCGACGAGGCGATCGCGCTGCCGACCGACTTCAGTGCCCGCATCGCCCGCAACACCCAGCTCTTCCTCCAGCAGGAGTCCGGGACGACGCGGGTCATCGACCCGTGGGGCGGCAGCGCCTACATCGAGCGACTCACCCACGACCTCGCGCGCGCCGCGTGGGCGCACATCGAGGAGGTCGAGGAGGCAGGGGGTATGGCGTCGGCCATCGAGGCGGGCATCCCCAAGATGCGGGTCGAAGAGGCGGCAGCGCGCACCCAGGCGCGGATCGACGGCGGGACCCAGCCGCTCATCGGGGTCAACCGCTATCCGTTGGAGCACCCGGAGAGCCTCGACGTCCTCAAGATCGACAACGCCCAGGTGCGCCGCGACCAGCTCGCCAAGCTCGAGCGGCTGCGCGCCGAGCGCGACGAGGACGCCTGCCGGCGGGCGCTGACGGCGCTGACGGCCGGGGCGCGCGCGGCCATGGAGTCCGAGAGCGCACCGGACTCCGGCGACCTCTCCGGCAACCTGCTCGCCCTGGCCATCGACGCCGCCCGCGCGCACGCGAGCGTCGGCGAGATCTCGGATGCGATGGAGGAGGTCTTCGGCCGGTTCACCGCGCAGGTGCGGACCATCAGCGGTGTCTACGCGAAGGAAGCCATGGGATCGACCGGAGCGGGCTCGCTGGAGCGGACGCTGGCGTTGGTGGAGGACTTCGAGGCCGAGGAGGGCCGCAGGCCGCGGATCCTCGTGGCGAAGATGGGCCAGGACGGCCACGACCGGGGGCAGAAGGTCATCGCCACCGCCTTCGCCGACCTCGGCTTCGACGTCGACGTCGGCCCGCTCTTCCAGACCCCGGGCGAGGCAGCACGGCAGGCGGTGGAAGGTGACGTGCACGTCGTCGGCGTCTCCTCGCTCGCCGCCGGCCACCTCTACCTCGTGCCCGCGCTGCGGCGCGAGCTCGACGCCCTGGGCCGGGAGGACATGATGATCGTCGTCGGCGGGGTCATCCCCGAGGGCGACATGGCCCAGCTGCACGAGCTCGGTGCGGACGCGATCTACCCGCCGGGCACCGTCATCCCCGTCGCTGCCGCCGAGCTCGTGGGGCAGCTCGCTCAGCGGTTGGGGCATCGGGAGGGTGACGGGACGGCCGGGCGGGCGGGTGCCTAG